Proteins from a genomic interval of Chanos chanos chromosome 3, fChaCha1.1, whole genome shotgun sequence:
- the setd9 gene encoding SET domain-containing protein 9 translates to MIKKIIKAVESRWKSYRHRFVPWIALNLQKNERTLRQVKERSKDKLIPDEQVSLCLLRLFTALLKYDQRRQTELIRLLPVSSQNMYLNTQPTSTETTDVPCDPQHAMLCAMGFCIQRRASSLPSAGTGVFVIKGVVPKGTVVAMYPGTVYELHEPILIQSIRNPFVFRCIDGVLIDGNDKGISKIVFRSCSGRDRLGPFRLSDITWLTSKPENPLAVGQYVNNCSNEKAANVCYQEFNLPDDFPLELRQYLPNVHYKHDTQRPLRCVVLISLRDISAGEELFSNYFTIVH, encoded by the exons ATGATTAAGAAGATCATTAAAGCGGTTGAAAGTAGATGGAAATCATACAGACATAGATTTGTCCCTTGGATAGCTTTAAATCTTCAAAAAAACGAAAG AACTCTGCGTCAAGTGAAAGAGCGTTCCAAAGACAAACTAATTCCGGATGAGCAGGTATCCCTGTGTCTACTGCGTCTTTTTACGGCACTCCTGAAATATGAccagagaagacaaacagaactTATTCGCCTGCTTCCAGTTTCTTCTCAAAACATGTACCTAAATACACAACCCACTTCAACAGAGACAACCGACGTACCCTGTGACCCACAACATGCAATGTTGTGTGCAATGGGGTTTTGTATACAGAGGAGAGCTAGTTCTCTCCCATCAGCTGGAACTGGTGTTTTCGTTATCAAGGGAGTTGTCCCAAAAGGAACCGTTGTAGCTATGTATCCAG GAACTGTGTATGAACTGCACGAGCCCATTCTGATCCAGTCTATCCGTAATCCGTTTGTGTTTAGATGTATAGATGGCGTTTTAATCGATGGCAATGACAAAGGAATTTCTAAAATAGTGTTCAG GTCATGCAGTGGAAGAGACAGACTGGGTCCCTTCAGGCTGAGCGACATCACATGGCTAACAAGCAAACCTGAGAACCCGCTAGCAGTTGGACAGTACGTGAACAACTGCTCAAACG AAAAGGCTGCTAACGTTTGCTATCAAGAATTCAACCTTCCAGATGATTTTCCACTGGAGCTTCGTCAGTACCTTCCCAACGTTCATTATAAACATGACACACAAAG GCCATTACGATGTGTGGTCCTCATCTCCCTGAGGGACATAAGCGCTGGAGAGGAACTCTTCTCAAACTATTTCACCATTGTGCACTGA